The following are from one region of the Actinoplanes sp. L3-i22 genome:
- a CDS encoding TetR family transcriptional regulator, translating to MSTPTVSTGPLRRVPVQGRSVARVQRMLDACAELVDEVGYEGLTTTLLAERAEVAIGSVYQFFPDKRAIVQALALRNMDAYLQSLSDRFAAETFQHWWDAVDAAIDGYIHMHRSVPGFRTLHFGDVVDLHLLDSDRDNNAVIAERLAELLTDQFKLVDRNRVRFALQISVEAADALIKLAFRRDPAGDEAVLTEVKALIREYLHRHVHA from the coding sequence GTGTCGACACCAACCGTCAGCACCGGACCGCTGAGGCGGGTTCCGGTGCAGGGCAGAAGCGTTGCCCGGGTACAACGCATGCTCGATGCCTGCGCCGAGCTGGTGGACGAGGTGGGCTATGAGGGCCTGACCACGACACTGCTCGCCGAGCGGGCCGAGGTCGCCATCGGCTCGGTCTACCAGTTCTTCCCGGACAAACGGGCCATCGTCCAGGCCCTGGCGCTGCGCAACATGGACGCCTACCTGCAGAGCCTCTCCGACCGCTTCGCGGCGGAGACGTTCCAGCACTGGTGGGACGCGGTGGATGCGGCCATAGACGGTTACATTCACATGCACCGCAGCGTGCCGGGCTTCCGGACGCTGCACTTCGGCGACGTGGTCGACCTGCACCTGCTCGACTCGGACCGGGACAACAACGCGGTCATCGCCGAGCGCCTGGCCGAGCTGCTGACCGACCAGTTCAAGCTGGTCGACCGGAACCGGGTGCGGTTCGCGCTGCAGATCTCGGTGGAGGCCGCCGACGCGCTGATCAAGCTGGCGTTCCGGCGCGACCCGGCCGGTGACGAGGCGGTGCTGACCGAGGTCAAGGCCCTGATCCGGGAGTATCTGCACCGGCACGTGCACGCCTGA
- a CDS encoding D-arabinono-1,4-lactone oxidase, translating to MTTPVNSRRWTNWGQNQQSVAEVLAPASIDEVAAMVSASAEAGRRIKTVGSGHSFTAIAVADDQRMLLHRLDQLVAVDGPLVTVQAGMRLAELNAVLAQHGLAMPNLGDIDTQTVAGAIATATHGTGIQHATLASCVEAVTMVTADGKIERYDRESPEFHAVVVGLGALGVIVQVTLRCVPEFVLLADERPMSLADVLAGLADWIPANDHVEFYWYPYTDRASLKLNKRVEEHDRPLPKFRSWLDDEFLSNTVFEGVCKIGRKFPRAVPGLSSIAARALSARTYTGRSDHVFCSSRRVRFTEMEYEIPRAALPDVIDALPRLIDSLPFKVLFPVEVRFTGPDDLWLSHGYGRESAYIAVHQYLGVPYEPYFKALEALCEPLGGRPHWGKLHYRTAADLRPAYPRFDDFRAVRDRLDPARVFTNEYLDRVLGK from the coding sequence ATGACTACACCCGTTAACTCCCGCCGGTGGACCAACTGGGGACAGAACCAGCAGTCCGTCGCCGAGGTCCTCGCCCCCGCAAGCATCGACGAGGTCGCGGCCATGGTCAGCGCCTCCGCCGAGGCCGGCCGCCGGATCAAGACGGTCGGCAGCGGGCACTCGTTCACCGCCATCGCGGTCGCCGATGACCAGCGGATGTTGCTGCACCGGCTCGATCAACTGGTCGCCGTGGACGGTCCGCTGGTCACCGTCCAGGCCGGGATGCGGCTGGCCGAGCTGAACGCGGTGCTGGCCCAGCACGGCCTGGCCATGCCCAACCTGGGCGACATCGACACGCAGACGGTGGCCGGCGCGATCGCCACGGCCACCCACGGGACCGGGATCCAGCACGCCACCCTCGCCTCGTGCGTGGAGGCGGTCACCATGGTCACCGCCGACGGCAAGATCGAGCGGTACGACCGGGAGTCCCCCGAGTTCCACGCCGTGGTCGTCGGGCTGGGCGCGCTCGGCGTGATTGTCCAGGTCACCCTGCGGTGCGTGCCGGAGTTCGTGCTGCTCGCCGACGAGCGGCCGATGTCCCTGGCCGACGTGCTGGCCGGGCTCGCGGACTGGATCCCGGCCAACGACCACGTGGAGTTCTACTGGTATCCGTACACCGATCGGGCCAGCCTGAAGCTCAACAAGCGGGTCGAGGAGCACGACCGGCCGCTGCCGAAGTTCCGCAGTTGGCTCGATGACGAGTTTCTGTCCAACACCGTTTTTGAAGGTGTCTGCAAAATCGGACGAAAGTTCCCGCGGGCGGTGCCCGGGCTCAGCTCGATCGCGGCCCGCGCACTGAGCGCCCGCACCTACACCGGCCGCTCCGACCACGTCTTCTGCAGCTCCCGCCGGGTCCGCTTCACCGAGATGGAGTACGAGATCCCGCGCGCCGCCCTGCCCGACGTGATCGACGCGCTCCCCCGGCTGATCGACTCGCTGCCGTTCAAGGTGCTCTTCCCGGTCGAGGTGCGGTTCACCGGGCCGGACGACCTGTGGCTGTCGCACGGGTACGGCCGGGAATCCGCCTACATCGCCGTGCACCAGTACCTCGGCGTGCCGTACGAGCCCTACTTCAAGGCGCTCGAGGCGCTCTGCGAGCCGCTGGGCGGGCGGCCGCACTGGGGCAAGCTGCACTATCGGACCGCGGCTGACCTGCGGCCGGCGTACCCCCGCTTCGACGACTTCCGGGCCGTGCGGGACCGCCTCGACCCGGCCCGGGTCTTCACCAACGAATACCTGGACCGGGTGCTCGGCAAGTAG
- a CDS encoding amino acid deaminase/aldolase produces MLTDRNALRQRLEKATDHLETPTAVIDLAAFDDNADRLTTRAAGKPIRVATKSVRCRALLERVLARPGWHGVMAYTLPEAIWLVRSGVTDDVLVAYPTANRAALRELAGDEKLAAAISIMVDHTAQLDLVDQVSPPEERATVRLCMDLDASWKPAGSLHVGVRRSPVHSAVQAGTLARKIAGRPGFRLVGLMSYEAHIAGVGDDPPGRALRGRAIRLMQSRAFPELLNRRAAAVRAVREHADLAYVNGGGTGSVAATSADPAVTEVTAGSGLYGPTLFDSYRNWQPTPAAFFALSVVRRPAPRIATVLGGGWIASGPAEASRLPLPFLPEGLSFKGDEGPGEVQTPLLGDAAEQLRPGDRVWFRHAKAGELCEHVNELQLIDGSTATPAPTYRGEGHAFLG; encoded by the coding sequence GTGCTCACCGACCGCAATGCTCTGCGCCAGCGACTGGAGAAGGCCACCGATCACCTGGAGACGCCGACCGCGGTGATCGACCTGGCCGCGTTCGACGACAACGCGGACCGGTTGACCACGCGCGCGGCGGGCAAGCCGATCCGGGTGGCGACCAAATCGGTGCGGTGCCGAGCCCTGCTGGAACGGGTCCTGGCCCGCCCCGGGTGGCACGGTGTGATGGCCTACACACTTCCGGAGGCGATCTGGCTGGTCCGCTCCGGCGTGACCGACGACGTGCTGGTGGCGTACCCGACCGCGAACCGCGCCGCGCTGCGGGAACTGGCCGGCGACGAGAAGCTGGCCGCCGCGATCTCGATCATGGTGGACCACACCGCCCAGCTCGACCTGGTCGACCAGGTGTCGCCGCCGGAGGAGCGGGCCACGGTCCGGCTGTGCATGGATCTGGACGCCTCCTGGAAACCGGCCGGCTCGCTGCACGTCGGGGTCCGCCGCTCCCCCGTGCACTCGGCCGTGCAGGCCGGCACGCTCGCCCGCAAGATCGCCGGTCGGCCGGGGTTCCGGCTGGTCGGGCTGATGTCCTACGAGGCGCACATCGCCGGGGTCGGCGACGACCCGCCGGGCCGTGCGCTGCGCGGCCGGGCCATCCGGCTGATGCAGAGCCGGGCCTTCCCGGAGCTGCTCAACCGCCGGGCCGCCGCGGTCCGGGCGGTCCGCGAACACGCCGACCTGGCGTACGTGAACGGCGGCGGCACCGGCAGTGTCGCCGCGACCAGCGCGGACCCGGCGGTCACCGAGGTCACCGCCGGCTCCGGGCTCTACGGCCCGACGCTGTTCGACTCGTACCGGAACTGGCAGCCCACCCCGGCCGCGTTCTTCGCGCTCTCCGTGGTCCGCCGCCCGGCCCCGCGGATCGCGACCGTGCTCGGCGGCGGCTGGATCGCCTCCGGCCCGGCCGAGGCGTCCCGGCTGCCCCTGCCGTTCCTGCCCGAGGGGCTGTCGTTCAAGGGCGACGAGGGCCCCGGCGAGGTGCAGACCCCGCTGCTCGGCGACGCCGCCGAGCAGCTGCGCCCGGGTGACCGGGTCTGGTTCCGCCACGCCAAGGCCGGCGAGCTGTGCGAGCACGTCAACGAGTTGCAGTTGATCGACGGCAGCACCGCGACGCCGGCCCCGACGTACCGGGGAGAGGGCCATGCGTTCCTGGGCTGA